The proteins below come from a single Rosa rugosa chromosome 2, drRosRugo1.1, whole genome shotgun sequence genomic window:
- the LOC133733322 gene encoding probable glutathione S-transferase, which produces MADEVVLLDYWISPYAMRLRIALALKGIEYERKEEELNNKSPLLLQSNPVHKKVPVLIHNGKPICESVVALQYIDEVWNDKAPLFPSDPYLRSQAKFWADYVDKKISSFARKLWSGAKGEEMEVVKKDLFDCLRLLEGELGDKPFFGGETLGLVDLALLPFASWFSVHDKFGTFSLEAECPKIPPWVKRCFQMESVSESVPSPDQLYDYVVKMRNSRQE; this is translated from the exons ATGGCGGATGAGGTTGTGTTGCTAGACTACTGGATCAGCCCATATGCGATGAGGCTGAGGATCGCTCTGGCTTTGAAAGGGATAGAGTATGAGCGCAAGGAAGAAGAGCTGAACAACAAGAGTCCACTTTTGTTACAGTCAAACCCGGTTCACAAGAAGGTCCCGGTTCTCATTCACAATGGCAAACCAATCTGTGAGTCTGTCGTTGCGCTCCAGTACATTGACGAGGTTTGGAACGATAAGGCTCCGCTATTCCCTTCGGATCCGTACCTCAGATCCCAAGCTAAGTTCTGGGCTGACTATGTTGACAAGAAG ATCTCTAGTTTTGCGAGGAAGTTATGGTCAGGCGCCAAAGGAGAAGAAATGGAAGTAGTAAAGAAGGACTTGTTTGATTGTCTCAGGTTGTTAGAAGGAGAGCTTGGCGATAAGCCTTTTTTTGGGGGTGAGACTCTTGGACTTGTGGATTTGGCACTTCTTCCTTTCGCTTCCTGGTTTTCTGTCCACGACAAATTTGGTACCTTCAGTTTAGAGGCAGAGTGCCCTAAGATCCCTCCTTGGGTTAAGAGGTGTTTCCAGATGGAAAGTGTCTCCGAGTCTGTTCCAAGTCCGGATCAGCTCTATGACTATGTTGTGAAGATGAGGAACAGTAGACAAGAGTAA
- the LOC133732749 gene encoding probable glutathione S-transferase encodes MADEVVLLDFWASPFGMRLRIALAEKGIKYEYKDQDLKNKSPLLLQSNPVHKKIPVLIHNGKAVCESLIALQYIDEVWNDKAPLLPFDPYLRSQAKFWADFVDKKIYDLGRKVWTTKGEEQEAAQKEFIDCIKLLEVELGDKSFFGGETLGFVDVTLVPFYSWFSVYEKFGNFSIEPECPKFIAWVKRCLEKESVSKSLPDQDKVFDIVVDIRKKLGME; translated from the exons ATGGCGGATGAGGTTGTGTTGTTGGATTTCTGGGCCAGCCCTTTTGGGATGAGGCTGAGGATCGCTCTGGCCGAGAAAGGCATCAAATACGAGTACAAGGATCAGGACCTGAAGAACAAGAGCCCACTCTTGCTGCAGTCGAATCCGGTTCACAAGAAGATCCCGGTTCTCATTCACAATGGCAAAGCGGTCTGCGAGTCCCTTATTGCGCTTCAGTACATTGACGAGGTTTGGAACGATAAGGCTCCACTCTTGCCCTTTGATCCTTACCTTAGATCGCAAGCAAAGTTCTGGGCCGACTTCGTGGACAAGAAG ATATATGATTTGGGGAGGAAGGTATGGACAACTAAAGGAGAAGAACAGGAGGCCGCACAGAAGGAATTCATTGACTGCATTAAGCTGCTAGAAGTGGAGCTTGGAGACAAGTCATTCTTTGGGGGCGAGACCCTCGGATTCGTGGATGTGACACTCGTTCCTTTCTATTCCTGGTTCTCTGTGTATGAGAAATTTGGTAACTTCAGCATAGAGCCAGAGTGCCCAAAGTTCATTGCTTGGGTTAAAAGGTGTTTGGAGAAGGAGAGTGTGTCCAAGTCCCTTCCAGACCAGGATAAGGTCTTTGACATTGTTGTGGATATCAGGAAAAAGCTTGGAATGGAGTAG
- the LOC133728513 gene encoding probable glutathione S-transferase has product MADEVILLDAYVSIFGMRVRVALAEKGIKYEYREEDLMNKSQLLLKMNPVHKKIPVLIHNGKPVCESLIIVQYIDEVWKDKAPLLPSDPYQRAQARFWADFIDKKLYDAGRKIWTTKGEELQAAKKEFIEVLKVLEGELGDKPYFMGERFGFLDIALITFYSWFHTYETLGNFSIEAECPKLVSWAKRCLQKESVSKSLADQKKAYEYLLEMKKRLGVE; this is encoded by the exons ATGGCGGACGAGGTTATTCTATTGGACGCTTATGTGAGCATCTTTGGGATGAGGGTCAGAGTAGCTCTGGCCGAGAAGGGAATCAAGTATGAGTACAGAGAAGAAGACCTGATGAACAAGAGCCAACTGCTTCTTAAGATGAACCCGGTCCACAAAAAGATCCCGGTGCTCATCCATAATGGCAAACCGGTCTGTGAATCGCTCATCATTGTGCAGTATATTGATGAGGTATGGAAGGATAAGGCTCCTCTGCTTCCCTCTGATCCTTACCAGAGAGCCCAGGCCAGATTCTGGGCCGATTTCATTGATAAGAAG TTATATGATGCGGGCAGGAAGATATGGACTACAAAAGGAGAAGAGCTGCAGGCAGCAAAGAAGGAATTCATTGAAGTCCTGAAGGTGTTGGAAGGAGAGCTTGGAGACAAGCCTTATTTCATGGGTGAGAGATTTGGGTTCCTGGACATTGCTCTCATCACATTCTACAGCTGGTTTCATACTTATGAGACACTTGGAAACTTCAGTATAGAGGCCGAGTGCCCCAAGCTGGTTTCATGGGCCAAGAGGTGCTTGCAGAAGGAGAGTGTTTCAAAATCTCTTGCTGACCAGAAAAAGGCTTATGAGTATCTTCTTGAGATGAAGAAGAGGCTTGGTGTGGAATAG